Within Neoarius graeffei isolate fNeoGra1 chromosome 21, fNeoGra1.pri, whole genome shotgun sequence, the genomic segment CTCACCATTCTCTGTAATGCCTGAAGGGATTTTGTTAATGTGCTTAAATGACTCGAAAGACTGACCTTGCTTGAAACAAAACGTTACACTGAAGACTGACACTAATCACACACAGTATCTGGATCTCAAATCATAGATGTATTTCCAGTTTATATCATTGTGTTTGATGCATTTCACCATCACCAGCCACAGTGTGACCGTTTTGAGCTACGACCATTTTCCATACTCATACTACTACTAGCAGCATACCttagagatacgcagaaccatggcctcactttgtttataaatgccttgagacctcaagaatggcataggaatagttaagcattaacaatacatctaatagtaatttttacaattaaagtgattcatatatagcctgggaaatcccatgctgctttgcacaaatcgttccgatctgaaaagacagcatggaaactatggtctaaagcaggggtcttcaatcctatccacaaagggccagtgtggctgcaggctttcattccaaccaagcaggagctacacctgatttcacttgtttaatcatttcaccctcgtctccagtcaacaatcaagtgagcctccaatttggctgtaatgaaagcctgcagctacactggccctttgcggataggattgaagacccctggtctaaaggctcgcctgagttagggagccaatcagagagagtggggaggggtggaaagacggtgacgcgtactactcgacaaacagaagcttgtagtttatttgggactgtttacagatcacatttaacatggcggcgagcgatacgaaccaaactttcgatcaagctttaggacACTTTTCTGAATAGTTtaaagcgaaagtttgtttttaaaaaaaaaaaaagcgtttggcgttacagtctcttcttcccctcttcgtcgctctaactacgtcaccgggtacaactgccatgattggccatgggctacgtagacGCCAaacgatagacattcgcaacgtccaataaacagccgttgacaatcgtaaaccacacctcccctacgagaaattcaataggcagattccagaccatatttcacttgtgatatggtctggtgttaaccagactaattcatataggtagtggtctgagaatAACCTtgacatgtgatgtcacagcaggaagtctatcagtctcatcaccatttctgctatactaaaaaaacagagctgactgcaacttcgagcctccattttgagccaattcaTCGCCATGCCAcaaagcaacacgacagaaggtggatttacattgcgttcatggcccaagaatgttcaaactgcaaagatttggatgcattttgagagattcacgggcacattgggtgcctacgaagtggtttaTCCTCTGCacatttactgaggactcgtacgagacctctgatctgttgagcatTGGCtacaagcccatattgaaagagggtgcagtaccaacaattaaaggaaatgaAAACAAGTTGAGTTGCACcacttctcctggagtgtgagctgagggttgttgctaaaacccagaacAGGACGTGACATCACGGGTTTtgataattgcctgagccgagcagtaatggcggagtactcagtactgagaaaatggagaatgagtggaccagcagtCTGATTtccccgctggatatgcttgcctcagcagcaatctcTCACCCTTGCAtgaaagtgaatgaacagagaactgaaagactgtttcaaaaacaaaaatcagccacaaggtcagccttcaagaagcgactcatttggatacaaaaaaaaataaaaaaaataaaaaaatacatttacctgcatttagatcaatgcatgtaacttgtattgtgtataagTTACGGGTATAAgaatatttaatttgcttcagaatgcaaTCGTCTCGGTTCAtctaattatttaattagcctcttACATTTtagcagtgaaaatgcatgcatgttgcacaagttaaaatacctatcctgttttaatgagtgtcaacccacaatcaaggaaGTCCAATCAGTctgagttgagcaagttggtaacggtatttcttactttcaccaagtttatttatatgactttggtctataactctcaaaggcctcggccttaaaaccggttcccgctgtgacatcacgcactcagggctgactggctcagcagggcaactcgaatgccaaccttgcggtcaattttaactcaaaTTTGTGTGCGTATACATTTCCCCCCAttcatgcagcatacaagagtcaataacagatgctatccactcaaatgtatttaaaaataaaggttctgcgtatctcctttaagatcaAAGTTATGTTCAACCTGGTGCGCTGAGAGTATGTTGGTGGCTCTGTCAAGACACTAACCTGTTGGTATGTCGTGGTGTACACCATGACATTCTGCTGTTGGCCATCAGTTGTGATCATTCCAGCAGATAATTGATTTGCTGTAACACAAACACTTACACTGAGTACACAGCACTAATGACCATCTGGTGTACTATTTTTGCAGCATTACATAGTTTACACAGAAGATATTACACAGCTGTACAAAGACgtttcttcaagtggtgaatatacattttaaatacaagatgataaactttatatcttcatgccaccatgtaatgttctgatATATGgaccccaaaaaaaataaaaacacccacgcaagttaatcaaaagaacttcaattttgaaccagttcaccattttgacaacatgtgtctagtcagcaggaaaacactgggagtgaggtCATCGGAATGAAATACCAGGAATTGTCATATGACCTGTATGGACCCATGCACACgcttaataaaaccattgggaaGTCATGTGACTGGGCAGATACGGAATTTTTGAATCCGGTCTGCACAAAGCTGTAGGAGGCCCAGGACCCATTTCCCCTCACCTCCACCAGTTTCAGTTTGCTAACAAGGTCATCTTAAAAATAGTTTTCATTTCGAGAGAACAGTAAAGTTAACTGTAGTTTATAGAATTCAAACTTATTCAAAAGGTGATTGGTTCGTTTTTCCTCACACCATTCTTCCTTGTTTTCTACCGTGTCTGTTAGTTAAAAAAGGTCATATGACAAAATGCTTCTTGACTTAGGTCAGGCaggaaaatatttgtctcttggTCATTTGTATGGACCGAGCGCATGAcctcgagccaaatattttcccatccagccctcccactcagtcaataAGTACATAATGTCACTctgatccacgatgtattttggATGAAAAACGAGtttaacatgagaagataaacttcatatcttcattctctataatataatatttttattatatatatatatatatatatatatatatatatatatatatatatatatatatatatatatatatatataattttaaatatatattatatacacacacgtgtgtatgtacaaacaaagtactcaaatttatcaaaattcattAATTTCCTCACAAATGACATAGGGATTTATATCATGGCTTTGGAcatttctccatgtcccagatggagcgcgtatgaaaaatacaagtggtgcatttcccagtaaaacactctggTCCATATAGTATACAGCATATGCTGTAACACGATCGCACTCATCACTTTAGCCAACACCGGAGATATACATTTATTGAGCACTTTATCTTAAATGATGTAGCACTCACCACTCATGTGGAGATTGCATGCGCATGTCTGTTAGTATAACTTTGTGGGAAAACATGCAAGTATGAATTTCTCTGCAttgtccatttaaaaaaaaaaccgaacTGTTACAACAAGCACTCTATATTCAGTACTTACTGAAACTGTCTTCTGTAAGGTCTTCACTCAGGCCTTCTGCGACTGCCACTGTTGCCATCCCCTTCTCACCCTTCATCGCCTAAAACACACCACAGCCCCTTTATCTACTCCGTTACACTAACATTAAGGAACACGCAGTGTGCATGTGAGAGAACCCGTACCTCTCTGAACTTCTGCAGGTAAACTTTGAGCGGCTCCACATACATATCAAAACCCAGTGTGGACATGGCAAACAGGATGTCCTCGCCATTGATAGTCTTGCGCTTCTCCTGATGACATCGCTCGCTGGCTTCTGATGTGATGAAGCTGATGAACTCGCTCACACACTCCTGTACACATTCTTTTGCGTCTTTTGCGATCTAGGagcaaaattattaaaaaaaaaataaataaataaataccattcAGGACTTGTGATAGTTGGTGCATGTGAACGGATGGCCGAGACACAAACCTTTCCCGTCTGTGGGATGGCGTTCTTCATGATGCGAGCTACGTTAGCAATAGGCAGGTAGATATCCTGCTCTCGGAGATTGTCTTTGCAACCATTGCCATCTTCATGATCATGAAGACTTTCTTCGCCATCATCTAGACAGAGACAAAATACATTTATGAATATTTACACCATGAACAACCACCAGAAAGGATCTAAAACATGCTACAACTCTTCCCTGAAAAATGTTACAGTGGTCTCGGAGCGCTACACCAAAACCTAGTCTCTTGAGTGTAGTGTCTTTTTCTCTTGGTGTTATCCCAGTGTTGTGTGCTTcaaagtagggttgggcggtattacggtaagaaggtatcccgaggtatccaaaagtaccaacggtatcggtctcattactgtcattttaaaaatatatataatatctaaataaatatggaatacatgaggtcataatataaaataataaattgaagatcatcccgaataactgtaatcgtattttcactaattctatcaatttcctaaagaagttctcatcgcgtgcagggttgtttatgtcgttaccatggcaaccctgcatgacatttggagtctgacagaaagcttcgcaagagactgagaccgcggttgaaagatgtcaagtcaagataacgagttagtggcaaaaaaaaaaaaaacacaacagtgtggcagtattttggtttcaaaccaaacgaaaaggaagagccagcaataatgtaaatgaccgcgcaaaatcgaaaaaaatctaatatgtcccctaaggcacaccatagcctggggtactccacttccacgagatctctccaatgagttgtgttttgagtaggttacatgagtaacaacaaggtaaaataatataacgtatgacatttgggatgtgggtaataaacgtttgaaatgtcatctactgaagaaacggaagaaaacatcgtagcgtaaactgttaggtttctggtgggaattagcaatgcgcttgctatctttgttgggtgtgttaaaccgtatggatttaagtggaataattgtaaggagttatgtgatcaagacaacgttttaagcaaggtaaggccatttgattattaatttccccgccatggcatggacccatatgattttgccttgtgcagctatcacgcatttgaattaggttcgcctcatttgcgctgaagaatatggtttatcgcgcagtctaaacggacattgggtgttggttgattctttttcttttctatttcccatgcttgaaagggtatgatcctgctcatcgtgtacttttttttgatggagtaggtgaaatagtgctgcaaatggcgtttcaacacagacatgtgtaaacgacagttgaatgctattttcaagatgaaggaagagttgcgtgatgctttgaaatatctcttaatccattcatcaatgcacaaaattcactttgctgcttaatccataccacaatgcacataattcactatgctgcttttaaatagtacatttgaggcataggcgcaggtctggacaaggtccgccggtataggcgcacgttacacagtaggccgaaacaaaatatttttttcctcggtaataccgtataccccgggaaaacacagacagtttaaaggtatcaaaatttggataccgcccaaccctacttcaAAGATACATTTTCAATTATTGACATGGGTATTATTATAACCAGTTTAGACCACCTACCTTCGAAAACTCACTACTACACTTCAACTAACGCTGGGTTACAAATGCGATTTTGAAGCGCATGCACCCCTGCGGATTCACTACAGGTTTGCACTTTGTTGATGTCAGGAATTGTGCACAGTTTAGGACAACATTCAGGACACGACAAACTAAAGAGCACAAAATTATCTTCACCACTGTTTATGCAGCATGGTAACAGGAAACATTCCTGGCATCCAAGTAAGAAAAATAAATTTGAATGTCCCTTTATCTTGGAGATTTTTAAAGAGCCCAGCTCACActtcccagaatccaattcaTTTACATACAGGCAACTGCGTTTTGAAAATGTGAGCACGACTGTTAGCTCTCTTCATGCATGCTCAGCTAGCAGAAAATCAAGCCTTTACAAGAAAGCTTGCACTAATAAAAAATGTAATCTTATTCCATGATGTCTTCCGAGAAGTCGAATATCAGCCTAGACATAGAAGGGGCCAGTTATCCTCAACGAAACACCTACGGTTCTCCAATTCTACCAACTTGAACAGTAGCAGACCAACAAAGTCAGGCAAACTCCTCTAGTTGTGGAAAATTATTAGCCTCAGTAAGCTGCAAGACTGATACTTATCCATCTTCCTTTATTACATGGATCATTGAATGTGAATTACTTATTACATGCATCATTAATCAATTACGGTATTCTATGGTCTGTCATACCTGAATAGCAGACCATTACTGTGGACCAGATCATTAGCAgaagcaataaaataattttatttttcttcacggtctggtttccatcaaatcctgcaccctgattggctggcgagcaggtccatatcctacaatacggaccccagttactgacctctggcaactcgctcgctcacaacaaacatagtagcattttgtgtcaacatttctctttttttaagattatcaaaaatcttgtaaatttttgccagcatttctcaggagactagcattaattttacagcatggatagtgataacagtcttcacagtgaaagcgagttttactaccctgaggaagaagaaataaaagaaaacatttcaggagaaagctaaaaatctgtaactgttgctaacgccgagcaaaaacatggctgaatgactcaattttgtataaataggggactacataggcggcaaaatgtagcatttttcctgccatggaagtgcacttgtataccgaggaggaagcaatttgaattacagccatgaatgaggattcaaaatggcagctcggctttccctttcaggcgctctcgttttctgttagaatttggtaaagaaaagttAAATATAttgtttaccagcttaaggtcagtctgtatggtgaaataccgtgacctcggcctgtactttcaagacctcggtcacagtatttcatgatgccgacctcccagctggtaaataacatatcagttaaaaaaaaaacacattgattTCTTTagggcactttcacaccaaaggtTGCCTTAAAAGTCCCAAAAACAGTTGAAAATGAACTTCAATGTAATGCAAAAATCCATCCTGAATTCCATAGAATACATATTGGGTAACATGTACCTCAAGTATCAAGGCTACAAGTCATTTCAAATTCCAAAATTTATTAGTTTTAACATAGCAGGAAGGTAAAATTCACAAATTTGGATTTTTTTACATTATCATTCAGATTTAAGCCTAATTGGTGGATTGGGTCCCCTACATTCCACCTAATTATTGCAGAGATGTTAATGGAACAAAGAGAGACCAAAATATCCATCAATGGTGGACATATTTTGGAAAATCTAGTTTTTGGTGAATTTTTTCAGTCTATTTTAGGAGTCACTTCACATATCAATAGAGCTAGAAATGAGAAATAGGTCCAGGAAATCAGCTAAAATGCCTTTTTAGAAAGATACACCAATCTGGTAGGTGACTAGAAAATTTCAACTTCATACTGTATCTACTTTCCGGTCACCGCGCAAATCAAGTCAGGTCACAAAATCCATATTTCTGTTCAGGAGAGGACAGAATGTTTAACATCTTTTCAAATGAAAAATTACTCAGGAAAACTATGGCAACAATTTTGAatatgtcttctgattgaaaaaaGAACCTTTTGCAGTTTCTTGGACCATTATATTATTTCTTGGACCTTTACAATAATGGTTTATTTATCCTTATTATCCTAAAAGTACTTAACATAAGTTAGCAATTTACATCCAAAACACCTGGAGCCACAAATTTCATATGTTAAACTATGCATTTGATGAGAGCAAACATTTAACATCTAGTCAGTGAGAGAGAATTAATAGTGTTGGGAGTCTTGGGCATTTGTTCAGGAG encodes:
- the nfyba gene encoding nuclear transcription factor Y, beta a yields the protein MDGDSTTTDTSQLAITSEYMTSGHYVLQTQEDDGEESLHDHEDGNGCKDNLREQDIYLPIANVARIMKNAIPQTGKIAKDAKECVQECVSEFISFITSEASERCHQEKRKTINGEDILFAMSTLGFDMYVEPLKVYLQKFREAMKGEKGMATVAVAEGLSEDLTEDSFTNQLSAGMITTDGQQQNVMVYTTTYQQLPAVQQIQFS